TCGGCGGTGCTGCTGGCCATCCTCAGCGTCAAGATCCAGAACGAGTTCCTGCTCAACGCGGCCGTCTTCGTGACGGGAGTCTTCGTCTTCAGCTCCCAGGTGCTGGTGTATGCCTGGGTCAGCCAACTCTTCCCGGCCAGGCTTCGCGGAACCGCTCTGGGCTTCGCTGCCGGGGTTGGCAGGTTGGGCGCGATCGTTGGTCCTGCGGTGACCGGAACCCTGGTGGCCGCGAATATCGCCTACCCTGCAGGCTTCTACGTCTTTGCAGCTGCCGGTCTCTTGGCCGTTGCCGCGCTGTTCCTGGTGCCGCATGAGGTCAAGGCCGACGACACCTCCGTGCCGTCCCGCCACTAGCCCAGCTTCACCACCGGGGACTTACCGCACAGGATTCAATGCCCCCTTGACGCAGGGACTCGTGCGCTTTCACGAGCAGCTGCGGACCTGCCGCGGAGCAGCGGTCCGTGGAGTTCTGCAGCGCGGGGAGTGCCAGGACCGCTGAGTCGAAATGGTGCTCCCGGATCATGGCTTCAATGGCCCGGCACTGGTTCTCCGTCTCCACGGCCCCCACCATGGCGGAGGAAATCCTGAGGCTCAAGACCGCGTCCATACTGGCATCGGCATCGTGCAGGCAAAGGCCAGTGGAGATTCTGAGGATCCTGCCGGGCAGCATGGACAGGTATGTGGAGAGGAACCTGATGGCCGGCGCAGAGTCGTCCAACTCCTCAGCCAATGCCTGCAGCTTGCACGAATCCAGGACAGATTCCGATGGTGTCCGGTGTGGTTCAGCATGACTTGTCACTGCCCGCAAGTCACTCACTACGTGCTGCTTGGGGTTCTGCGGCGCCGGTGGCGATGATCCGGGTGATCAGCTGGGTTTCCACCCGCTGGTCTTCAACCGGGATGCCGTAAGTGATGACGTTGCCTGCCTTGATGTCCGTGATGGGGGTGCTGTTGATGGTGCTCAGTGTCCTGGCGTTCCTTCCGGGTGTTGATCGGCTTTGATCGGCTTCTGCGGGGAGCCTGCATCAGAGTCTGCGTGGCCCGGCTCAGGTCTTGCCGAAAACTGGCTCAAGAACATGGCGTGCTCATGGCTGCGGCGCTCATGACTACGGCTTGTCCAGAAATATGGCTGACCAGGAAAATACCGGCGGACCTGATCGGGCAGGGGGCGCCCGACCAGGCCCGGCGGGGCTTGATGGTGTTTCTGTTGCGGCAGTCGCAGCTGGCTGCCCGATGTGACAGCCAGCTGACCGTTGAGGGTCAGCGGGGGTGCTACTTGGTGGTTTCGGTGCGTTGGGTGCCGGTGAAGGAGAAGGCGATGGTGGAGGTGGCGCCTTGGAAGTCGTTGTTCGCGGTGGTGGGGAATGCGGTGGTGACTTTGAGGTTGTCGGTCTTGGCCGAGGTCACGGAGGTGAGGTTGGTGAGGGCCTTGTTGGCGGTGATGACCGGGGCGGAGGCCAGGACGGTGGTCTTGGTTCCGGTGCAGTTGTAGGGGGCTGCGGTGCCGGTCCAGGCCACGGAGCAGTTTTCGATGGTCAGCTGCAGGCCGTTGGTGGCGTCCGTGGTGAGCAGGGACCCGGTGGCCCCGGCGGAGGTGGTGAGGGTCACGTTGTTCAGGTCCGAGTTTCCGGTGTTGGCCAGGGTGACGAGCTTTTCGACCTTGTCTCCGGGGAGCAGTCCTGCGATGGGGACGTTGAGGGTGTTGGCCGGGCCGGGGGCGCCCAGGGCGATGGTGACCGTGCCTGCGGTGACAGCCTGCGACGCGGAGGTCGACGAGGTGAACGCACCGTAGGTTCCCATGCCGGCGACGGCGGCTGCGGTGCCGACCAGTGCGACGGAGGCGAGGATTTTGCCGGAGGTGGTCTTGAGGCTGATGGCCATCTGAGTATGGTCCTTTCGGGAGGCCACCGCGGGTCCGGCCGGCCGTTTCTTCCAGCCTCTCTGGCTGACAAGAACTACTGTGCCGGGGCTGGATCAAGAACAAATCCTGCAAACCCGCAACACTTCCTCAGGAAAACCTCAAGACTCACCACAGTCCCACCAACCCCATATGAAACACTCATGGGG
Above is a genomic segment from Arthrobacter sp. YN containing:
- a CDS encoding Hpt domain-containing protein, translating into MSDLRAVTSHAEPHRTPSESVLDSCKLQALAEELDDSAPAIRFLSTYLSMLPGRILRISTGLCLHDADASMDAVLSLRISSAMVGAVETENQCRAIEAMIREHHFDSAVLALPALQNSTDRCSAAGPQLLVKAHESLRQGGIESCAVSPRW
- a CDS encoding TasA family protein produces the protein MAISLKTTSGKILASVALVGTAAAVAGMGTYGAFTSSTSASQAVTAGTVTIALGAPGPANTLNVPIAGLLPGDKVEKLVTLANTGNSDLNNVTLTTSAGATGSLLTTDATNGLQLTIENCSVAWTGTAAPYNCTGTKTTVLASAPVITANKALTNLTSVTSAKTDNLKVTTAFPTTANNDFQGATSTIAFSFTGTQRTETTK